The Haloplanus natans DSM 17983 DNA segment GACGACGCCCGGGACGCACTCGAAGCCGAGGACGGCGACCTGGCGGCGGCCATCGCCCGACTGGAGTGACCGTCTTACTGGTCCACGGTGACCGGGAGTATCTCCGGGCACCGGGCGAGGAACTCCAGACCGATCTGGGCGTGCTGACGGTTCCCGACGACGTCGAACCCGGGCAGCGCCTGGAGACGCATCTGGGCGACGAGTTCGTCGTCCGCGAGCCACGCGGGCCGGACCTGTTCGATCACTTCGAGCGCACGGGGGCGCCGATGATGCCCCGCGACATCGGGCTGACCATCGGATTCACCGGCGCCGCGGCCGAGGACCGCGTCCTCGACGCGGGCACCGGAACGGGCGTCCTCGCGGCCTACCTCGGCCGCATCGGCACCGACGTGGTGACTTACGAACGCGATCCGGAGTTCGCCGAGGTGGCCCGCGAGAATATGCGCCTCGCCGGCGTCGACGACGCCGTCGAGGTTCGGACGGGGGACGTGACCGCCGACCTAGACGACCTGACCGGCTTCGACATCCTCACCCTCGACACCGAGGACGCCCCGACCGTCGTCCGGCAGGCGCCCGACATCCTCGTGAGCGGCGGTTTCGTCGTCGTCTACTCGCCGTTCGTCGAGGGATCGCGCGCCGCCGTCGAGGCCGCCGAGGAGGCGTCGCTGACCGACGTGACGACCCACGAGACGATCCAGCGGCGGATGACCTTCGACGACCGGGGCTCGCGCCCCGACACCCGGGGTGTCGGCCACACCGGCTACCTCACCGTCGCGCGGTGGCAGTAGCCGACTCCCAGAGCCCGGGAGACCGACCGACGGTATAAGTGCGTGGCCGCCAAATCGACGCGTATGAGTCGGGAGCGCGGCGCGGAGATCGACGACGTGCGGACGTGGCCCGAACTGGCGGTCGGCCTCTACGAGCGTCTCACGGGCCGTGGCGCCGAGATCACCTACGAGTTCGACGATCTGGAGATACGGGTCCCGGATCGGATGGGACCGAACGCCGACCACGCCCGCTGGCGTCTCGATGGCACGGTTCGCATCAGGACCCGTGATCGCGACCACGACGAGGAGTGACCGAACTCGACCGGCCCCTCGACGTCGACGCCGATCTGACGCTCGCGGTCGGCGACGAGACAGTGACGATCCGGGGATACGGCGACCTCGTCGTCGTCGCGGCGCCGTCGCTCTCGGTCGTCCGAACGCTCGCCGGGACTGCTGCCCCGCCGTTCGACGTTCACCTTCTGGACCACCTGTCCGACGCCGACGTGACGCTGGACGTTCGGGTGCGTGGCCGGAGCGTCGCCCGGGCGGGGTCGGAAGTCGACGCCGGCCCCCTCTCGCGCGCACTCGGCGTCGCGCCGGCCCGCGTCAGCCTCGGCGGCCTCCTCTTGACGACGCTCGGCGAGTGGCGGTGCTAGGCAACGCCACGAACTAGCTCGAACAGCTCCGCTCGGAAGGCCGAGGGATCGAGACAGTCCGCGAGCGCGTCGGCCGCCGGCCCCGCGCCGTCGACGACGGCGGTCGGATAGGCGCCGCCGGCCAGTCGGAAGGCGCCGTCGGGCGCCCAGACCGCCAGCCACCCGTCGACCGAGAGCGTCACGCCGACGACCCGACAGCGAGCGTCGTAGCCGAACAGGCGGGCGTCCTCGTTGCCGACCCGGAGGGAGCGACGCTCGACGCGGTCGACGGCTTCGAATCCCCGATCTTCGAGGCGGTCGGCGAAGCCGTGACTCGCGCGGGACGCGACCAGCCCCCGGAGCGCGCCCGTCACCGGCGGCGACGGGGTGAGTTCGAGGCGGGTCGCGAGAAAGAAGCGCCAGCTTCGGTCGACGCCCGTCCGTTCGCGGACGGCTTCGCGGAGTCGGTCGTCCTCGTAGAGGCGGATATGGGCCCTGACGGTGAGGCCGGGGGCGGCGAAAGGCGTCTCGGTCGTGTCGCCGGCGTGTCGCCAGTCGGTGAGCGGGTCGTCGGGAACCGACGGCGGATCGACCATTGCGTCTACTGCACGGCGCCGTCACGCATATATGTTGGTCCGTCGCCGCTCCGTATCACGCCGTCCGGTCGACGGTCAGGAGGAGCCCCCCGAACAGACACAGGAAGACGACGCCGAGGGGGAGAGGAAGTGACGAGAAGCCACGCGAGAGCAGGAGATACGTCGCGCCGGCGAAGACGAGGCCCGTGCCGAGAAGGAGCGCACCGAGGAGACGCACGGGATCGACCGGCCACGACTCCGCCCAGGCCTCCCGCCGGTAGTAGACGAGGGAGACGACGAGCGCCGCCACGAAGAGGGCGGCCCCGACCGCCCAGACCTCGTAGGCGGCGACGATCGGATTCCCACGCTGGAACGCGATGGCCGACAGGGGGTCGGAGACGGCGACGCCGCGGGCGAGCGAGATACCGAACACGTACCGGAGTTGAACCAGCGGAAACCGGACGAACAACACCGCCGCACCGCTCGGGTCCGAGGCGTACGATACGTTCCAGGGGATAAACGTCGACAGCCACGTCAGGAGGACGGCCAGTTCGCCGGCGTACTCGGACCGAACCCACATACGCGTCCCCGACGCGGGCCACGGAATAAAACCCACCGGCGTCGGTCGCCGTCGAAAGATATCGTAGTTGATAACTGTGGGCGAACGATTACACGTCAGTCGCCGCTCGAACGGCTCGATGGGGGGCGACAACGCGACCACGACCCGGATGCGGCGCGTCGAACCGCTCGGTAGGTCGCCGACGGCGACGTGAGTATGTCCGGTCCAATCGAGCTCTCGGCGACGATTCTCCGTGAGCGCATCCACGAGAAGCCGGTCAGGGCCGACCTGACGGTCGGCGGCGACGTTCTCCGCGTGGAGAGCGAGGACTGGCCACTCGCCGTCGCGGCGGCCGACATCTTCGACGTTCGCCGCGGCTCGCCGCGGGCCGCCGCCGATTTTTCAGCGGGACGGTCGGCGGGACGTGCTGTTCGTCGACGGCTCCCGATCCGCACTCGAGAAGTACGCCGGCCTCCTCTATCCCTGGCTGCTGGACGGCACCGAGGTGGCCGTTCGTCACCCGGCCGAGGTGGGTGGCCGCGTGATCGGCGAGACGTTCGACATCGGGACCTACGAGTCACACCCGTCAAGATCGGCCGTACGGGAATCACCTACCCGTTCGGCATCGACCTCGATACGATCGTTCATCTCTCGCGGTCCGAGGGGGGCTTCTCGGGGACGAGCGGACGATTATGGATCTCCAGTACGTGAGCGACGGGATGGCGGTTTCCCTGGACCTGTCGGTCGAGCCACCGAGAACGCAGCACCTACTCGGACGCCACCTGCGACAGAACTACCACGACGTTCGAAAGCGGGTCCGGCAACTGGACCTCCCCAAGCCAGCCGTGCGAACGCTCCACAAACTCTACTCGTTCCGTGGCACCGCGTCGCCGTGGGTGATGCTCGACGACTCGACGGACGCTTCGGTCGACATCCTCCGCGGCCTCGGGAAGGCGGACCTCGTGTGTCTCACCGACGGAGGGGTCGAACTCACCTCCCGCGGGTTGATTCTGGTCACCGAACACGTCGGCACGTCGGACGGCGGGGCATCGGTCCCGCCGGCTGACGACTGATAGTGATCATTGTAAGTCAGTACCGGTGGTTCGCCAGAACGGATCGGCGAACCACCGGTATACAGTTACAATAAATGAACGGTCGGCCAGACGCGGGGCGTTACGTTCATACCGCCTGAACCCAAAGACGAACGTAGGGAATGAGGCGCGACCACTTCGAGTTGGAGGCACACAACATCGACTGGGTCGAGACCGGCGAGGCGCCGGCCGAACCCAAAGTCGTCATCGACTTCAACGGACCGAAAGAGACGCTGACAGACCGGCTGACCGACGCGGAGGGGACCCTGCTGGAGGCCTCGGAGACGGACGTAGCGTTCCGACTGCAGGACCCACTCGACGACCCGGATGCGGCGGGCGTCGTCAGCGTCACCGACCGCGTCACCGGCGACTTCCTCCTCGAACTCAACGAGGAGGCCGACGACGTACTGCGATTCGTCCGCGCCGCACGCGAGTACGGCCAGTCGGCCGACGACGACGGCGGCCGCTACAGCGTCGTCATCCGCATCGACGGCGAGACGCTCGCGACGTACTCGAAGAGTACCTTCCTCGTCTACGACGCAAACGGGAGCCTGCTCCGGTCCAAGAGCCTCATCCCGTCCGGCGTCGAACTCTAGATTTACGTCGCTCGGCGCGTAGGGGTGGGCGTGCGAAACGTCACCGACCGCGTCAGTAACCCGTTCGGTATGCAGCCACCCTGTGAGCGATTCGTCCCGGGGTACGGCGACGCCAACGCTCACTTCCACGTCGTCGGCGACCACCCGGGCGTCCACGGGGGCATCGAGGCCGGCGTCCCCTTCACCGGCAGCCAGGCCGGCCGTCGACTGCAACGCGCGCTCCACGACGCCGGCCTCCTGCGGACGACGGGCGACCGACCCGATGTGAACACCACCTACCTCTCCTACCTCCACACCTGCGTGCCGACGGGCGCGCCGACCGACGACGACTACGCCGCGATGGAGCCGTTCTTCGACGCCGAACTCCGCGCCATCGCCGCGCACGTCCTTTTCCCGGTGGGTGAACGGGCAATCGAACACGTCCTCGAGACGTGCACGGCCCACGACACGGCAGGCCTCGACGTCGAGAGCCTGCACGCGACGGAGGTGCAGGGCAGCGGGTGGCTCGTCATGCCGATCCGTGACCCCCGGACGTGGGCGTCGGACGACGCGACGAGCCTCGTCGACGCCATCGACACCCTCCGCGCGACCGACTACCGGCGCGAGACCGACCTCGGTCGGTTCGTCGCGGGCAACGAACCGTATCTGGTCCGGTGACGGCTGGCCGAACGTCCACTGCGGCGCGTGCCGAACGGCCGGAATACTCGCATGAGCCGCTGTCCGGGGCGACTGTCGACACATTCGGACAATTCTCACGAGCATTATGGAATATATTAGCGAGATCAACAGCTTTTTCAATACATGCGTAAACATAGGAACCGACGCGATCGGCCTTCCGCCGAGCGCGTCACGTATCGCATAGACATTGCGAGTCAGGTGCTCCTCGCAGTGGCTTGGTCAGTCGAACGGCCACCGCGTGTGGCCCCGTACGTTCTCCGTTCGGGGGACGCCATCGTGGCGTCGCCCGTTCGTTCGGAGACGTCCGCGCACCACCGTCCGGACGGACGCCTCGAGGCACATACGAAACCTTGAAACGCGAACCGACGGTAGCAGAGGGTATGGAACTGCGGGTCATCGAGAAGACCGACGAGGAACTCCGCATGGAGATCGCGGGCGAGGATCACACGTTCATGAACGTCCTCAAGGGCGCGTTGCTGGAGACGGCCGGGGTGGCGGCGGCGACGTACGACATGAACCCGGAGCAGTCGGGGGGACAGACCGACCCCATTCTCTCGGTCAAAACCGAGGCCGGCACCGACCCCCTCGACGCGGTTGGCGACGCCTCCCGTCGCGTGCAGGACATCACCGACGACTTCATGGCCGCGTTCGACGCCGCCGCGTAACGGCCGGCGGAACACGCTCCCCACCGCCGCGATACCCCCGACGCCGAGCCCTGGCCGCGCTCGCTCGGCCACGAAGGCGCAACGAACTCGACGGCGCCAGCGCGGGACCGCGCGACGTTACGGACGCGCAAAGAGAAAGCCGCGTGTTAGGAGAGGATATCAAAGCCGCACCGGAACGCCCCGCTCGTCCAGATACTCCTTTACGTCTCGGATCGAGTACTCGTCGAAATGGAAGATGGAGGCCGCGAGCGCCGCGTCGGCGCCGGCGTCGGTGAACACTTCGTAGGCGTCTTCCGGCCCCCCACAGCCCGAGGAGGCGATGACGGGCGTCGAGACGTTGTCACAGACGGCGCGGGTGAGCGGGATGTCGTAGCCGTCTTTCGTCCCGTCCGCGTCGATGGAGTTGACGAACAGTTCGCCCGCCCCGCGCGACTCCACCTCGCGGGCCCACTCCACCACGTCGACGCCCGTGCCCTCGCGGCCGCCCTTGATCGTACACTCGAACCAGCAGGATTCGCCGTCGATCCGCTCGTAATGTTCACCCGCCTCGTCGTAGCGCCGGCGGGCGTCGACGCTGATGACGATGCACTGGCTGCCGAAGGCCGCGGCGCCCGCGTCGACGAGGTCCGGATTCTCGATGGCCGCGGTGTTGATCGACACCTTGTCCGCGCCCGCCCGGAGCGTCTCCTTGATGTCGTCGCGGGTGCGGATGCCGCCGCCGACGGTCAGGGGAATGAACACCTCGTCCGCGATCCGCTCGACGACGTGGAGCATCGTCTCGCGCCCCTCCGCGCTGGCCGTGATGTCGAGGAAGACGAACTCGTCGGCGCCCGCCGCGTTGTACTCGCGGGCCATCTCGACGGGGTCGCCCGTGTATTTCAGGTCCTCGAAGTTGACGCCCGTGTACACCGCCGCGTCGCCGTCCTCGTCGATGTCCACGTCGATACAGGGGATGATTCGCTTGGTTACGGCCATTACTCGTGTCTCCCCTCCGACGCCGGGCGACAAAAACCGTCTGGTGTCGGTGGCTGTGGCCGTCCCCTTCGTACCGTCGACGATGCCGTGTCGAGATGCTCGGTACAACGAGTCCCTCTGGCGGCCGCCGACGGTATCAGGAGTATTTTTGTAACACGGCCCCCCACACACGCATATGGCCGACCACGACGACCACGCGGACCACGAGCATCACCCACACGGCGGCGACGAGGGACGTGTCACCTCGCCGATGCAGGAGTTCACGACCGGGCAGGTCGGGATCGGTTTCGTCGTCCTCCTCGTCGGCCTCGCGGTGACGTTCGGACTGCCGCTTCTATTCTAGCTCCCGTTCGAGCACGTCCCGGATCGCACGAATCTCCTCGACGCCGCGGGTGAGTCGCTCCTCGCCGACCGTCAGGGTCAGTTCGCCGCCGGCCGTCGCCGCACCCAGATCCCTGACGGGCGCGTCGCCCGCGGCGGCTTCCACCGCCGCCGGATCGGTCGTCTCGACGACGACTCGCCCGGGCGTCTCGTCGAACAGCGCTTCGGCGCTCTCGACCGTCGCGCTGATGCCCGCCGCGCCCACCATCTCAGCGAGCGTCACCGCGAGGCCACCGTGGCTCACGTCGTGGGTGGCGAGCGTCGAGTCGAGGCTGGCGACCGCCCGGACCGCGTCGACCGCCGCCGTCGGGTCCGCGGGCAGGTCGGGGAAGCGGTCGCTCCCGCCCTGCGTGGCGAGGTACGTCGAGCCGCCGAGGGCACCGCCGCGGGCGCCGACTTCCAGTAGGGTTCCCTCGCCGGAGACGGTCATCGGCGGGGCGTCGTAGCCCTCGCGGACGCCGATCATCGCCAGCGTCGGCGTCGGCGGGATGGGGCCGGCGGCGGAGTCGTTGTACAGCGAGACGTTGCCGCCGACGACGGGTACCGAGAGGGTCCGACACATGTCCGCGAGGCCGTCGACGATGGCACCGAAGCCGCCGTACACCTCGGATTTCTCTGGGTTGCCACCGTTGAGACAGTCCACCGCGGCGTGGGGGCTGGCCCCCTTGGCCGCGAGGTTGGTCGCGTTCTCCAGGGCGACGGCCCGGGCGCCGTCGTAGGGGTCGGCGTCCGTCCACGCCGGGATTGCACCCGCCGACAGGGCAAGTCCCGTGCCGGCCTCCCTGATCGCCATGATCGCCGCGTCGTCGCCGGGACGACGCGCCGTCCGCGCCCCGACCTCGTGGTCGTACTGGCGGTAGACCCACGCCTTGCTCGCCGTGTTCGGACTGCCGACGACGGCGTCGAAGGCCGACTCGACCCCCGCGTCGGGCAGGTCGCGCTCGGCCTCGACCGGCTCCGCCATCGGCAGGTCGTTCATCGGTGCGCCGTCCGCGAGGAACTCGGCGGGCACGTCGACGACCGTCTCGCGGCCTCGCGGCTCGCTTCCCTCGAAGGTACAGACGTAGTTCCCCTCGGTCACCTCGCCGATGACCGAACAGCCGAGGTCGTAGCGGTCGGCTATTTCCCGCACCTCAGCCACGTCGTCCGGCCGCACCTCGTAACACATCCGTTCTTGGGATTCGGCGAGCAGGATCTCCAGGGCGGACATGTTGGGTTCGCGCTGGTGGACCCGATCGAGTTCGATTTCGGCGCCCAACCCACCCTTGGCGACGAGTTCGCTGGAGGCGCCGCCCAGTCCCGCGGCGCCGAGGTCGCGGGCCGCGCGGATCAGATCCGCGTCGACCAGCGCCTCGTTGGCCTCGATCAGGAGCTTCTCCGTGTACGGGTCGCCCACCTGCACCGCGGGGCGATCCTCGGTTTCGGCGTCCTCGCTCAGGTCCTCGCTGGCGAAGGAGGCGCCGCCGAGGCCGTCGCGGCCGGTGGCGTTGCCGACGAGCACGAGTTTGTTGCCCGGCGTCTTCGCCTCGGCGGTGACGAGACGCTCCTCGTTCACGATGCCGACACAGGCGACGTTCACCAGCGGGTTGCCCTCGTAGCCGTCGTGGAACTCGACGCTGCCACCGACCGTCGGGACGCCGATGGCGTTGCCGTAGTCGGCGATACCCTCGACGACGCCGTCGAAGAGATAGCGGGAGTGCTCGCGGTCGAAGCCGCCGAAATAAAGCGAGTCGGTCAGCGCGATGGGGTAGGCACCCATCGAGAGGATGTCGCGGACGATGCCGCCGACACCGGTCGCCGCGCCGTCGTACGGGTCGACGTAGGACGGGTGGTTGTGGCTCTCGATGCCCATCGCGACGTACGTCTCCTCGCCGTCGCCGTGGGTGGGGAGGGAGACGACGGCGGCGTCGTCACCGGGGCCGACGACCACCTGGTCGGCCTCGCTGTCGAACGCCGACAGGAGCGGTCGGGACGACCGATAGGCGCAATGTTCGCTCCAGAGGTTCTCGAACAGCGCCGCCTCGGCGGGCGTGGGGTCCCGCCCGAGTTCGGCGGCGACGAGGTCGTGGTCCGTATCGGACAGGCTCATTCACCTCCGTCTTTCGCGCTGGCGGAGTAATGTTTTTCCATCGGGGCCCGCGCCCGCCCCGAAGGATCGGCGCCCTTTTTATCGCCCGTGCCGACCGTACGCGTGTGTTATCGGTCGAGTTGCACACGCACTCGTCGCTGTCCCACGACGGTCGGGACCCGGTCGACCACCTGCTCGAACAGGCGGCGTCGGTCGGGCTTGACGCCATCGCCGTCACCGACCACGACGAGATCGACGCTAGCCTCGACGCCGTCGAGATGGCTCCCGGCTACGGCTTAGTGGGCATCCCCGGCATGGAGATCACGACCGCCGCCGGCCACGTCCTCGCCCTCGGCGTCGAGGAGTTGATTCCGGCCAACCTCTCCTTCGAGGAGACGCTCGACCGCATCCACGCGGGGGGCGGCATCGCCGTCGTCCCCCACCCGTTCCAGTCCTCCCGCCACGGCGTCGCGCCACACATCTCGGCCGCAACGCTCGCCAGCGCCGACGCCATCGAAGTGTACAACTCCCGCCTCCTCACCGGTCGCTCGAACCGCAAGGCCGAGCGCTTCGCCGCCTTCCACGACCTCCCTATGACCGCCGGCAGCGACGCCCACATCGCCGAGATGGTTGGACAGGCGGTCACGGAAGTCGACGCCGACGAGCGCACGGCCGAGAGCATCCTCGACGCTATCGCCGACGGCCGGACGAGCGTCGTCGGCCGCCGCACCCCGTGGCGAATCAGCTTCCGACAGGCTGCCGGCGGGGCGAAACGCCGACTCGTCCGCGCGCTCGGCGACCTGCTGTGACCCGGCTTCGCGGCGCCGACGCCGAGACCGTTCGCCGTGCCCTCGACGCCGACGACCCTCTTCCCGGCACGGCCGGCTTCGCCGGCTTCGTGAACCGAGGTGCCTCGCGCCTCGCCCCTGACGGCTTCCTCGTCCGCGACGTACTCGGCCGACAACCGATCTTCGGCGCCCCCGACGACTGGGGGTTCGCGCCCGACGGCGTGGCCGGCGACCCGACGCCGGTCCCCGCGGGCCACATCCGCGAACCCGACGGCACCGACCGCCGCGTCTGGTCGCTCCCCGACCCACCCGCCGCGAACGACGACGTGGCCGCCGTCGAAACGGTTCGCCACGCCATCGACGACGCGCTGGCCGGCCTCGACGACGACGGCCTCGCCGTTGCCTTCTCCGGGGGCGTCGACTCCGCGCTCGTCGCCGCGGGCACTCCGAACGCACCCTGCTACGTCGTCGGCTTCCCCGACGCACACGACGTGAGTGCGGCACGGGGGGCCGCCGCGGCGATGGGCCGGGAGCTTCGCGTCGTCTCCCTCGACCACGCCGACCTAGAGCGGGCCGTCCCCGAGGTGGTCGCCGCTACGGGCCGGACGAACGCGATGGACGTGACCATCGCCCTCCCGCTCTATCTCGTCGCGGAGCGCGTGGCCGCCGACGGCTACGACCGCCTCGCGTTGGGTCAGGGCGCCGACGAACTGTTCGGCGGCTACGCGAAGGTGGTCGACCCGGCCGACGACGACCGGGTGGCCGCGACGACCGTTCGCGGCGCGACACGGGAGATGCTCGGGAGCCTGCCCGATCAACTCGAACGCGACACACTGACCCTCCGGGCGGCGGGCGTCGACCCCGTTGTCCCCCTACTCGCGGACGGCGTGGTCGAGGCGGCGCTCCCGCTTCCCGGCCATCTGCTCGCGACGGCCGACGAACGCAAAGTCGCGCTCCGGCGCGCGGCCGCCGACCGGCTTCCCGCGTCGGTCGTCGACGCCGACAAGAAGGCCGTCCAGTACGGCAGCCTGGTCTCCCGCGAACTCGACCGCCTCGCGAGACGGGCGGGGTTCAAGCGGCGGATGGACCGCCACGTCGACCGATATATCGAGTCGCTCGTCTAACGCCCGGCCGTCTCGATGGCCTCGATGCCCAGTTGCTCCACGTCGGGGTCCACGTCGGCACCGCGCAAGGCGGCCGGATCGTACCACGCCCACGCGTCCGGCCCCGGTTCGCCGGGAGCAGGGTCGATTTCCCGGTGCTCGACCGTCGCGTAGTAGACGTGGTCGATGTGCTGGTGGCCCACCTCGCCGTCACAGACGTTCACGTCCGCGAGCATCAGGTGTCGCGGGCGCGGGATGGCCCGCGCCGTCTCGGAGCGCACGTCGTCGCCCTCGGTCAGAAGCGTCGGCTCCAACCCCGTCTCCTCCCGGGCCTCCCGGAGCGCCGCCTCGTGGGGGAGTTCGCCCCGGTCGACGTGCCCGCCAGGCGGGAGCCGAATTCCGAGTCCGGGATGGTCGTGCAGCGCCGTCGCGCCGTCGGCGACGAGATACACCGTCGCGGTGAAATGTCGTGTCGTCTCCATGGGCGACGGTTGGCCGCCGGGCGTATCGGCTTTCCGACGCGCACCTTTTTCACGTCGGGGTCGGATGCTCCGCCCGGTTCCCTCCACCGTGAGTCACGTGCGCATTACGGACGACCAGCTGGACCGCACCGTTCCCGTCGAGTCGACGATCGGGACGGGAGAGACGACCTCTCGGGCGACGAAGCGAGGATCGTGCTCCCACCCGAGGTGCCGGTGACGATCGAACGCGGCGAGTCGTGAAAAGCGGTCAGGGAACCTGAATCTGCTCTTCGGCTTCGAGCAGTTCGTGGTAGCGGTTACGGATGGTCACTTCGGAGATGTTGGCGACTTCCGACACTTCGCTCTGGGTCACCTTCTCGTTGGTGAGGAGCGCGGCGGCGTAGATGGCGGCGGCCGCGAGGCCGACGGGGCTTTTGCCGCTGTGGACGCCTTGATCTTTCGCCGTCTTCAGCAGGTCGCGCGCGCGCCGTTCGGACTCGTCGGAGAGGTCGAGTTCGGAGGCGAAGCGGGGGACGTACTGCTCGGGGTCGGCGGGCTGGATCTCGAGGCCGAGTTCGCGGACGACGTAGCGGTACGTCCGGGCGATTTCGTCCTTGTCGACGCGTGAGACGGTGGCGATTTCGTCGAGGCTCCGGGGCGTGCCGGCCTGCCGGGCCGCGGCGTAGAGGGCGCTCGTGGCGACGCCCTCGATGGAGCGGCCGGGGAGCAGGTCGTCCGAGAGGGCGCGTCGATAGATGACACTCGCCGTCTCGCGGACGTTCTCGGGGAGGCCGAGCGCGGAGGCCATCCGGTCGATTTCGCCGAGCGCCTGCTTCAGGTTGCGCTCCTTCGAGTCCCGGGTTCGGAAGCGCTCGTTCCAGGTGCGCAGACGCTGCATCTTCTCGCGCTGGCGCGAGGAGAGCGTCTTGCCGTAGGCGTCCTTGTCCTGCCAGCCGATGTTGGTCG contains these protein-coding regions:
- a CDS encoding transcription initiation factor IIB, with product MTDSVRGYTTERSRAREDEDETNAEDGEQLRCPECDGQLATDTEHGETVCADCGLVVEEDEIDHGPEWRAFDSKEKDQKSRVGAPTTQMMHDKGLSTNIGWQDKDAYGKTLSSRQREKMQRLRTWNERFRTRDSKERNLKQALGEIDRMASALGLPENVRETASVIYRRALSDDLLPGRSIEGVATSALYAAARQAGTPRSLDEIATVSRVDKDEIARTYRYVVRELGLEIQPADPEQYVPRFASELDLSDESERRARDLLKTAKDQGVHSGKSPVGLAAAAIYAAALLTNEKVTQSEVSEVANISEVTIRNRYHELLEAEEQIQVP